From a single Buchnera aphidicola (Cinara cf. splendens/pseudotsugae 3390) genomic region:
- a CDS encoding TusE/DsrC/DsvC family sulfur relay protein, which translates to MKKWNKKFAQSIADKLKINLNKNHWNIIFCMRDFYKKYNITPSTRMLLTYMKKKNIFLTSQDLFILFPKGFMKYASQISGLPPNSNCF; encoded by the coding sequence ATGAAAAAATGGAATAAAAAATTTGCACAATCTATTGCAGATAAACTTAAAATTAATTTAAATAAAAATCACTGGAATATTATTTTTTGTATGCGAGATTTTTATAAAAAATACAATATTACACCTTCTACTAGAATGTTGTTAACATATATGAAAAAAAAAAACATATTCTTGACTAGTCAAGATTTATTTATCCTTTTTCCTAAAGGATTCATGAAATATGCTAGTCAAATTTCTGGATTGCCGCCTAACAGTAACTGTTTTTAA
- a CDS encoding protoheme IX farnesyltransferase has translation MDFRSFTSLILKFFFSMKIYKIIQIFELIKPGIVLGNIISLSGGFFLASRGKLLKILFLKIILGIICIISSSCIFNNIIDRHLDKKMNRTKNRILCIYNNFKLLVFSFVLAVFLCFFGLYIFLKYVSFLCTIISMVGIFFYVILYSLWLKKKSCYSIFIGSVSGSLPPIIGYVAVSNKIDGCCVILFFIFAFWQIAHAYSILLYRHKDYQDANIPTIPTIYGFKYTKKCISICIMSIFLLNLLLYYFNYVHIFSCFYVNICVFFWFLFSIIHENYFISYKKWSRIMFFLSIFVIFFTSIVLSLNFF, from the coding sequence ATGGATTTTCGATCATTTACATCACTAATATTAAAATTTTTTTTTTCTATGAAAATATATAAGATAATACAAATATTTGAATTAATAAAACCAGGTATTGTTTTAGGTAATATAATTAGTTTGTCTGGTGGTTTTTTTTTAGCTTCTCGCGGTAAATTATTAAAAATATTATTTTTAAAAATAATACTAGGAATTATTTGTATAATTTCTTCATCTTGTATTTTTAATAACATTATTGATAGACACTTAGATAAAAAAATGAATCGTACTAAAAACAGGATTTTGTGTATTTATAATAATTTTAAATTGTTAGTTTTTTCATTCGTATTAGCTGTTTTTTTATGTTTTTTTGGTTTATATATTTTTTTGAAATATGTAAGTTTTTTGTGTACGATAATATCGATGGTAGGAATATTTTTTTATGTAATTCTTTACTCTTTATGGTTAAAAAAAAAATCATGTTATTCTATATTTATAGGTAGTGTATCTGGTTCTTTACCACCAATTATAGGTTATGTAGCTGTAAGTAATAAGATTGACGGATGCTGTGTAATTTTATTTTTTATTTTTGCTTTTTGGCAAATAGCTCATGCTTATTCTATTTTATTGTATCGACATAAAGATTATCAAGATGCAAATATTCCTACTATTCCAACGATATATGGTTTTAAATATACAAAAAAATGTATATCTATTTGTATTATGAGTATTTTCTTATTAAATTTGTTATTGTATTATTTTAATTATGTGCATATTTTTAGTTGTTTTTATGTAAATATATGTGTTTTTTTTTGGTTTTTGTTTTCCATAATACATGAAAATTATTTTATTTCTTATAAAAAATGGTCTCGAATTATGTTTTTTTTGTCTATTTTTGTGATTTTTTTTACTAGTATTGTTTTATCTTTAAATTTTTTTTAA
- the nusB gene encoding transcription antitermination factor NusB, whose product MKPLKRRKAREMAVQTIYAWQISKNIVISEITRYVVHQNKKYSLDVIYFNQVVFGVINSVHYLDNIIKLHISQTNFRINPVEQSILRLSTHEIMQRIDIPYKVIINEGIELAKIFGSNKSHKFINGVLDKIMYEKNKIKTI is encoded by the coding sequence ATGAAACCTTTAAAAAGAAGAAAAGCAAGAGAAATGGCTGTTCAAACAATTTATGCATGGCAAATTTCTAAAAATATTGTTATATCAGAAATTACAAGATACGTTGTTCATCAAAATAAAAAGTATTCATTAGATGTAATATACTTTAATCAAGTAGTTTTCGGAGTTATTAACAGTGTTCACTATTTAGATAATATTATTAAATTACATATATCTCAAACAAACTTCAGGATAAATCCAGTTGAACAATCAATATTAAGATTATCTACTCATGAAATTATGCAACGTATAGATATTCCATACAAAGTAATTATCAATGAAGGAATAGAATTAGCAAAAATATTTGGATCAAATAAAAGTCATAAATTTATTAATGGTGTTTTAGATAAAATTATGTATGAAAAAAACAAAATTAAAACTATCTAA